The Arcobacter arenosus DNA segment TGTTTGTCAAGTATAATTTATGATTCAAAAGTATTAGAATATATTGATAGAGTAGATTATACTGATAGTTTTGAAACAAAAGTCTCAAGTGGTGAAACTATTAAAGAACTCTATTTAGAACTTGTAAATAGTAAGTCTAAAACAACAGATTTTTTAATGTATATAAGAAATAAAATCATGTCAATATTTGGTGTAAAAACTGTTGATAAAAATATAAATGATGATTTTACAGTTGGAAGTAAAATAGGGTTATTTAAAATATATTACATAAGTGATACAGAGATAATAGCAGGAGAGAAAGATTGGCATTTAGATTTTTGTGTTTCTTTTTTCAAAAAAGATGATAAAGTGATGTTGTCTACCATTGTAAAATATAATAATGGGTTTGGAAAAATTTATATGAATATAATCAAACCTTTTCATAAGCTATTAGTAAAAAATAGTCTAAAAAAGTTAAATAAATGAATGCAATAGAATTTTTAAATAACTATAAAATGAAAAGTGATATACTATCGCATAAATAAAAAAGGAAAAAACAATGAACACTTTACTCTAATTCAAGGGTAAAATCTAACTTATCCTTGATACTAAATATAGATAGTTCAAGGAATTTATATGCAATATCTACAAATAAATAATCTTACTTTTAAATACACAAGCAGTGAAATATTTTCAAATCTTAATTTGAGTTTTGAAAAGGGTTGGAGCTGTTTAGTTGGTTCAAATGGTTCAGGGAAAACCACACTTTTTAAACTTATTGCTAAAATTTTAAAACCCCAAGAGGGAAATATCGTTGGCAATGAATTGGTCTATTATTGTGAACAAGAACTTCATGAAAAACCAAATGGTTTTGAAGAGTTTCTTTATACATACAATACAAAAACATTTAAGCTAAAAGAGTTGCTTCACATAGAAGAGGAGTGGTTTTATAGGTGGGAAACTCTAAGTTTCGGCGAGCGAAAACGCATACAAATAGCCATTGCTCTTTTTTTAGAGCCTGATGTTTTATTGCTTGATGAACCAAGTAATCATCTGGATATAAAAACAAAAGAGATATTGATAAAGAGTTTGAAAAACTTTAAAGGCATTGGTATTTTAATAAGCCATGACAGAGAACTTTTGAACTCTTTGTGTAATAACACAGTTATTATAAAAAATAAAAAAATCTATAACTATAAAACCACTTTCCAAAAGGCAATAGAAGAGTTAGATTTATATTTTAACTTTTTGCAAAAAGAGAATGAAAATATAAACAGTAAAGTGAAAAAATTGCAAAACAATATTCAAGTACAAAAAGAGAAAGTATCCCAATCAAAAAGCAGATTGTCCAAAAAAAATATAGATACAAAAGATAAAAGTCTAAAAGAGAAAATAAACTTAGCAAAACTTACAGGAAAAGATAAGTCTGATTCAAAACTTGTGACAAGTTTTTCTAAAAAAGCCCAAGAGTTGTCCTCTAAAAAAAATGAAATAGAAAAAAGTTTTGACAAAGGTATTTCAATAAAAGATGAAAAGAGTAAAAAAGAGAACTTCTCTTTTCTTTTGCAAAAAGGTCAATTACATTTAGGTGAAAAAAAGATTTTAAAATATGAAAATCTATCTTTGAATAAAGGTGACAAAATAGCCATAATAGGTGATAATGGCGTAGGGAAAAGCAGTTTTTTAAAGCTACTTATTTCAAAAATAACACCCCTTAAAAGCTATTTATATCTTCCCCAAGAGATAGATTTAAAACAAAAAGAAAATCTTTTTGAAGCAATAAAGAGTTTGAACAATGAAAAAAAAGGTGAACTTTTTACTCTTATTCAAAGGTTATCTTCAAATCCTAAAAATCTTTTAAACAATGAAAATACAAGTTCTGGAGAGCTTAGAAAACTTTTTATTGCAAAGGCTTTATTGGAT contains these protein-coding regions:
- a CDS encoding DUF2867 domain-containing protein: MSSIIYDSKVLEYIDRVDYTDSFETKVSSGETIKELYLELVNSKSKTTDFLMYIRNKIMSIFGVKTVDKNINDDFTVGSKIGLFKIYYISDTEIIAGEKDWHLDFCVSFFKKDDKVMLSTIVKYNNGFGKIYMNIIKPFHKLLVKNSLKKLNK
- a CDS encoding ATP-binding cassette domain-containing protein — protein: MQYLQINNLTFKYTSSEIFSNLNLSFEKGWSCLVGSNGSGKTTLFKLIAKILKPQEGNIVGNELVYYCEQELHEKPNGFEEFLYTYNTKTFKLKELLHIEEEWFYRWETLSFGERKRIQIAIALFLEPDVLLLDEPSNHLDIKTKEILIKSLKNFKGIGILISHDRELLNSLCNNTVIIKNKKIYNYKTTFQKAIEELDLYFNFLQKENENINSKVKKLQNNIQVQKEKVSQSKSRLSKKNIDTKDKSLKEKINLAKLTGKDKSDSKLVTSFSKKAQELSSKKNEIEKSFDKGISIKDEKSKKENFSFLLQKGQLHLGEKKILKYENLSLNKGDKIAIIGDNGVGKSSFLKLLISKITPLKSYLYLPQEIDLKQKENLFEAIKSLNNEKKGELFTLIQRLSSNPKNLLNNENTSSGELRKLFIAKALLDNIQLIILDEPTNHMDLDSIQSLEQALKEYQNTLIVVSHDKTFIKNINTRIYSITKGIDDFYELKEQI